Proteins encoded by one window of Pseudomonas sp. PSKL.D1:
- a CDS encoding heavy metal sensor histidine kinase has protein sequence MSWKTVPVNSIALRLSALFILVALGVFVLIGSALYRQVDRSLDLLPAAELDARYSVLESTLNRFGTPEHWAKINNKLNLLSEEDKRIRFWVTSSNPAFEYGHPSELVRAFAEGPQGMRDLRLPERPYPYKVLVSELPALGDRPPLRFLIAIDTETFWQAQHSLLVAIVGLAALGVLLASILGYWVARIGLRPLLALSNEAQALAPPRLDGRLQTHNLAPELAQFAGAFNAALDRVSQAYSRLEAFNADVAHELRSPLTNLIGQTQVALTRGRSAEHYFEVLQSNLEELERLRSIINDMLFLASADQGSKATALTQVSLAEEVATTLDYLDFILEDAQVSVTVSGDAQAPIEKAQLRRALINLLNNAVQHTAPNQVIQVHIDAGPEQVSIAVSNPGPAIDGEHLPLLFERFYRVDAARSNSGGGNHGLGLAIVKAIALMHGGDVFVRSEAGANTFGIRLPV, from the coding sequence ATGTCCTGGAAAACCGTGCCGGTTAACTCCATTGCGCTGCGCCTGTCGGCGCTGTTCATCCTGGTGGCGCTGGGTGTGTTCGTGCTGATCGGCTCAGCGCTGTACCGCCAGGTCGACCGCAGCCTCGATCTGCTGCCAGCCGCCGAGCTGGATGCGCGTTACAGCGTGCTGGAATCCACACTCAACCGCTTTGGCACACCCGAGCACTGGGCCAAGATCAACAACAAGCTCAACCTGCTGAGCGAAGAAGACAAACGCATTCGCTTCTGGGTAACCAGCAGTAACCCCGCCTTCGAGTACGGCCACCCCAGCGAGCTGGTGCGTGCTTTTGCCGAAGGCCCGCAAGGCATGCGCGACCTGCGCCTGCCAGAGCGCCCTTACCCTTACAAAGTACTGGTCAGCGAACTGCCTGCCCTGGGTGACCGCCCTCCGCTGCGATTCTTGATCGCCATCGACACCGAAACCTTCTGGCAGGCCCAGCACAGTTTGCTGGTGGCCATTGTCGGCCTGGCCGCGCTGGGCGTGCTGTTGGCCTCGATACTGGGTTACTGGGTGGCGCGTATCGGCCTGCGCCCGCTACTGGCGTTGTCAAATGAAGCCCAGGCACTGGCCCCACCCCGCCTGGATGGCCGCCTGCAGACGCACAACCTGGCCCCCGAACTCGCGCAGTTTGCCGGCGCCTTCAACGCAGCCCTCGACCGGGTCAGCCAGGCCTACTCGCGGCTGGAAGCATTCAACGCCGATGTTGCCCACGAACTGCGTTCGCCGCTGACCAACCTGATCGGGCAGACTCAAGTTGCGCTTACACGGGGCCGCAGCGCCGAGCATTACTTCGAGGTGCTGCAATCCAACCTTGAAGAGCTGGAACGCCTGCGCAGCATCATCAACGACATGCTGTTCCTCGCCAGTGCCGACCAGGGCAGCAAGGCCACGGCGCTGACCCAGGTATCGCTGGCCGAAGAAGTTGCCACGACGCTGGACTATCTGGACTTTATTCTTGAAGACGCTCAAGTCAGCGTCACCGTCAGCGGTGATGCCCAGGCGCCCATCGAAAAAGCTCAACTGCGACGGGCGCTGATCAACCTGCTGAACAACGCCGTGCAGCACACCGCGCCAAACCAGGTGATCCAGGTGCACATCGATGCGGGGCCGGAACAGGTCAGCATCGCCGTGAGCAACCCGGGGCCGGCCATCGACGGCGAACATCTGCCGCTGCTGTTCGAACGCTTTTATCGGGTGGATGCGGCGCGTAGCAACAGCGGCGGCGGCAACCATGGGCTGGGGCTGGCGATTGTCAAAGCCATTGCCTTGATGCATGGCGGTGATGTGTTCGTACGCAGCGAGGCAGGCGCCAACACCTTCGGCATACGCCTGCCCGTGTAG
- a CDS encoding multidrug efflux RND transporter permease subunit has translation MNTRNGVSAWCIDHPIATLLLTFALVLLGAIAFPRLPVAPLPEADFPTIQVTAQLPGASPETMASSVATPLEVQFSAIPGMTQMTSSSALGSTTLILQFTLDKNIDTAAQEVQAAINTATARLPQDLPNPPTWRKVNPADSPVLVLTVSSSQMPGNDLSDYAETLLARQLSQIEGVGLINITGQLRPAIRVQAQPEKLAAIGLTLADLRQAIQQTSLNLAKGALYGEHSVSTIAANDQLFHPEDYAKLIVSYRNGAPVHLQDVAKVINGAENAYVKAWSGNQPGLNLVVFRQPGANIVDTVDRVLAALPKLQEMLPASVEVSVLQDRTQTIRASLHEVELTLMIAVVLVIGVMALFLRQWSATLVVSSVLGVSLIATCALMYVFGFSLNNLTLVAIVIAVGFVVDDAIVVVENIHRHLEAGDDSRTAALKGAGEIGFTVVSISFSLIAAFIPLLFMGGVVGRLFKEFALTATATILISVVVSLTLAPTLCALFMRRPPKEQHGGFGERLVKWYEKGLDRALAHQRLTLGIFGLTLALAVAGYVAIPKGFFPLQDTGFILGTTEAAADVSYPSMVEKHLALAKIIEADPAVKAFSHSVGVTGSNQTIANGRFWIALKPRGERDVSASEFIDRLRPKLAQVPGIVLYMRAGQDINLSSGPSRTQYQYVLKSNDGVALNLWTQRLTDRLRENPAFRDLSNDLQLGASVTRIDIDRQAAARFGLTTTDVDQALYDAFGQRQISEFQTETNQYKVILELDAQQRGKAESLNFFYLRSPLTNEMVPLSALAHVAPPSTGPLSISHDGLFPAANLSFNLAPGVALGDAVKILERTQRELGMPDSISGNFQGAAQAFQSSLSSQPWLILAALVAVYIILGVLYESFVHPLTIISTLPSAGLGALILLWAMGQDFSIMGLIGVVLLIGIVKKNGILLIDFALEAQRHRGLTPEQAIHQACLTRFRPIIMTTLAALLGAVPLMFGFGAGAELRQPLGIAVVGGLLVSQALTLFTTPVIYLALERLFHRRQAAPAAAPSTS, from the coding sequence ATGAATACCCGCAACGGCGTATCCGCCTGGTGCATCGACCACCCCATCGCCACCCTGCTGCTGACCTTCGCGCTGGTGTTGCTAGGGGCCATCGCCTTCCCGCGCCTGCCGGTGGCGCCGCTGCCCGAGGCAGACTTCCCGACCATTCAGGTAACCGCCCAACTGCCCGGCGCCAGCCCGGAAACCATGGCCTCATCGGTGGCCACGCCACTTGAGGTGCAGTTCAGCGCCATCCCCGGCATGACCCAGATGACCAGCAGCAGCGCGCTGGGCTCGACCACGCTGATTCTGCAATTCACCCTCGACAAGAACATCGACACCGCCGCACAGGAAGTACAGGCGGCCATCAACACCGCCACCGCGCGCCTGCCACAGGACCTGCCCAACCCGCCGACCTGGCGCAAGGTCAACCCGGCCGACAGCCCCGTGCTGGTATTGACCGTCAGCTCCTCGCAAATGCCTGGCAATGACCTGAGCGACTACGCCGAAACCCTGCTGGCACGGCAGTTGAGCCAGATCGAAGGCGTCGGCCTGATCAACATCACCGGGCAATTGCGCCCGGCCATTCGCGTGCAAGCCCAACCCGAGAAGCTGGCAGCCATCGGCCTGACCCTGGCCGACCTGCGCCAGGCCATCCAGCAAACCAGCCTTAACCTGGCCAAGGGTGCGTTGTACGGCGAACACAGCGTGTCGACCATCGCCGCCAACGATCAGCTGTTCCACCCCGAGGACTACGCCAAGCTCATCGTTTCGTACCGCAACGGCGCCCCGGTGCACCTGCAGGACGTGGCCAAGGTGATCAACGGCGCGGAGAACGCCTACGTCAAAGCCTGGTCCGGCAACCAGCCGGGGCTGAACCTGGTGGTGTTCCGCCAACCCGGCGCCAACATCGTCGACACCGTGGACCGCGTGCTGGCCGCATTGCCCAAACTGCAGGAAATGCTGCCGGCGTCGGTTGAAGTGTCGGTACTGCAGGACCGCACCCAGACCATTCGCGCATCGCTGCATGAGGTAGAGCTGACGCTGATGATCGCCGTGGTGCTGGTGATCGGGGTGATGGCGCTGTTCCTGCGCCAGTGGTCGGCCACTCTGGTGGTGTCGAGCGTGCTGGGCGTGTCGCTGATCGCCACTTGCGCGCTGATGTACGTATTCGGCTTCAGCCTGAACAACCTGACGCTGGTGGCCATCGTCATTGCCGTGGGCTTTGTGGTGGACGACGCCATCGTGGTGGTGGAAAACATCCACCGGCATCTGGAAGCGGGCGACGACAGCCGCACCGCCGCGCTCAAAGGCGCCGGCGAGATCGGTTTCACCGTGGTATCGATCAGCTTCTCGCTGATTGCCGCGTTCATCCCGCTGCTGTTCATGGGCGGCGTTGTGGGCCGGCTGTTCAAGGAGTTTGCCTTGACCGCCACGGCCACAATCCTGATTTCGGTGGTGGTGTCGCTGACCCTGGCGCCAACCCTGTGCGCCCTGTTCATGCGTCGCCCTCCCAAAGAACAGCATGGCGGGTTTGGCGAGCGGCTGGTCAAGTGGTACGAAAAGGGCCTGGACCGCGCCCTCGCCCACCAGCGCCTGACCCTTGGCATCTTCGGGCTGACGCTGGCACTTGCGGTCGCGGGCTACGTGGCAATCCCCAAGGGCTTCTTCCCGCTGCAGGACACCGGTTTCATCCTCGGCACCACCGAGGCTGCTGCGGATGTGTCCTACCCGTCGATGGTCGAAAAACACCTGGCCCTGGCAAAAATCATCGAAGCAGACCCGGCCGTGAAAGCCTTCTCCCATTCGGTGGGTGTCACCGGCAGCAACCAGACCATCGCCAACGGCCGCTTCTGGATCGCCCTCAAGCCCCGTGGCGAGCGCGATGTGTCGGCCAGCGAGTTCATCGACCGGCTGCGGCCCAAGCTGGCCCAGGTGCCGGGCATCGTTCTGTACATGCGTGCCGGCCAGGACATCAACCTCAGCTCGGGGCCATCGCGCACGCAGTACCAGTACGTGCTCAAGAGCAACGACGGCGTGGCACTGAACCTGTGGACCCAACGCCTGACCGACCGCCTGCGGGAAAACCCGGCCTTCCGTGACCTGTCCAACGACCTGCAACTGGGCGCCAGCGTCACCCGCATCGACATCGACCGCCAGGCCGCGGCACGCTTTGGCCTGACCACCACCGACGTCGACCAGGCGCTGTACGACGCCTTCGGCCAGCGGCAGATCAGCGAATTCCAGACCGAAACCAACCAGTACAAGGTAATCCTCGAACTGGACGCCCAGCAGCGCGGCAAGGCCGAGAGCCTGAACTTCTTCTACCTGCGCTCGCCGCTGACCAACGAGATGGTGCCGCTGTCGGCACTTGCCCACGTGGCGCCGCCCAGCACCGGGCCGCTGTCGATCAGCCATGACGGCCTGTTCCCGGCCGCCAACCTGTCGTTCAACCTGGCCCCCGGCGTGGCGCTGGGCGATGCGGTAAAAATCCTCGAACGTACCCAGCGTGAGCTGGGCATGCCCGACTCGATCAGCGGCAACTTCCAGGGGGCGGCGCAAGCGTTTCAGAGTTCGCTGTCGAGCCAACCGTGGCTGATCCTTGCAGCGCTGGTGGCGGTGTACATCATCCTGGGCGTGCTCTACGAGAGCTTCGTTCACCCGCTGACGATCATCTCCACCCTGCCCTCGGCGGGCCTGGGTGCGCTGATTCTGCTATGGGCCATGGGGCAGGACTTCAGCATCATGGGCCTGATCGGCGTGGTGCTGCTGATCGGTATCGTCAAGAAGAACGGCATTCTGCTCATCGATTTTGCCCTGGAGGCCCAGCGCCACCGCGGCCTGACGCCCGAGCAGGCTATCCATCAGGCGTGCCTCACGCGCTTCCGGCCGATCATCATGACCACCCTGGCCGCCCTGCTCGGCGCGGTGCCGCTGATGTTCGGCTTCGGCGCCGGTGCCGAACTGCGCCAGCCGCTGGGTATCGCGGTCGTGGGCGGCTTGTTGGTGAGCCAGGCCCTGACGCTGTTCACCACCCCGGTCATATACTTGGCCCTGGAGCGCCTGTTCCATCGCCGCCAGGCCGCCCCGGCGGCCGCGCCAAGTACCAGTTGA
- a CDS encoding YkgJ family cysteine cluster protein, protein MNDSLRFACTGCGKCCTGHHVPLTLDESRQWAANGGQVVVLIEAFVVDGPGMPVDQREHVLRRSHPVSCGLGEVNVSVTFAAFNPGRCRNLDDNDLCTIYEARPLVCRIYPVEINPHIPLRPENKDCPPEAWEQGPKLIVGSLPVDRTLLALVEASRQADRDDIAAKVAVCQALGMTTSALKGNGFTAYLPDMAAFAGALSQVLANDGADWTLHVERTELVTGLQALGLMTTAQAPVYYAFIGF, encoded by the coding sequence GTGAACGATAGCCTGCGTTTTGCCTGTACCGGTTGTGGCAAGTGCTGCACCGGGCACCATGTGCCGTTGACGCTGGACGAGTCGCGCCAGTGGGCGGCCAACGGTGGCCAGGTCGTGGTGCTGATCGAAGCGTTCGTGGTCGATGGCCCTGGCATGCCTGTGGATCAGCGCGAACATGTGCTGCGTCGCTCGCACCCGGTTTCCTGCGGACTGGGCGAGGTAAATGTTTCGGTGACCTTTGCCGCATTCAACCCCGGGCGTTGCCGCAACCTCGACGACAACGACCTGTGCACCATTTACGAAGCCCGCCCGTTGGTCTGCCGGATTTACCCGGTGGAGATCAACCCGCACATTCCGCTGCGGCCCGAGAACAAGGACTGCCCGCCCGAGGCCTGGGAGCAGGGGCCGAAATTGATTGTTGGTTCTTTGCCTGTGGATAGAACGTTGTTGGCGCTGGTTGAGGCATCGCGCCAGGCAGACCGGGACGACATTGCGGCCAAGGTTGCGGTTTGTCAGGCACTGGGGATGACGACCAGTGCGTTGAAGGGCAATGGCTTTACGGCCTATTTGCCGGACATGGCGGCGTTTGCGGGGGCGTTGTCGCAAGTGCTCGCAAATGATGGCGCTGACTGGACGCTCCACGTGGAGCGCACAGAGTTGGTGACAGGCCTGCAGGCGCTGGGGCTGATGACCACCGCACAAGCCCCTGTCTACTACGCCTTTATCGGTTTCTGA
- a CDS encoding efflux RND transporter periplasmic adaptor subunit, which produces MRRPSRPLLLAAVVLLALVASGIWYSQRQQAPAARTQTAIPVRVVSVAQQDVPRYASAIGSVLSLHSVEIRPQVEGVLTQVLVKEGQWVKEGDLLATLDDRAIRATLDQARAQLGQSQAQIQVAGVDLKRYRLLATDDGVSKQTLDQQQALVNQLQATVKGNQAAIANAEVQLSYTQIRSPVTGRVGIRNVDPGNLVRTSDTQSLFSVTQIDPIAVEFSLPQQMLPTLQSLLKAPTPAQVEAFMDADGERNPLGTGHLALIDNQISANTGTVRVKAEFDNKDGRLWPGQLVTIRLRTAMDENALVVPPPVVQRGVDGHFVYRLDGDKVTSVPVKVLYQDSGLNIIAGVKPGEKLVLDGQSRLKPGAKVEVATDAPPPAEMADRRSQP; this is translated from the coding sequence ATGCGACGTCCGTCCCGCCCTCTTCTTCTCGCCGCCGTCGTACTGCTCGCACTGGTGGCATCTGGCATCTGGTACAGCCAACGCCAGCAGGCACCCGCTGCCCGCACCCAAACCGCCATCCCGGTACGCGTGGTCAGCGTCGCCCAGCAGGATGTACCACGCTACGCCAGCGCCATCGGCTCGGTATTGTCACTGCACAGCGTGGAAATCCGCCCGCAAGTCGAGGGCGTGCTGACCCAGGTGCTGGTCAAGGAAGGCCAATGGGTCAAAGAAGGCGACCTGCTCGCCACCCTGGACGACCGCGCCATCCGCGCCACCCTCGACCAGGCCCGCGCACAACTGGGGCAAAGCCAGGCGCAAATCCAGGTGGCCGGCGTAGACCTCAAGCGCTACCGCCTGCTCGCCACCGATGATGGCGTATCAAAACAGACCCTCGACCAGCAACAGGCGCTGGTCAACCAGCTGCAAGCTACGGTCAAAGGTAACCAGGCCGCCATCGCCAATGCCGAGGTGCAGCTTTCCTACACTCAAATTCGCTCACCAGTGACAGGCCGCGTGGGCATCCGCAACGTCGACCCCGGCAACCTGGTGCGCACCAGCGACACCCAAAGCCTGTTCAGCGTCACCCAGATCGACCCGATTGCCGTGGAGTTCTCGCTGCCCCAGCAAATGCTGCCAACCCTGCAAAGCCTGCTCAAGGCGCCCACCCCGGCGCAGGTGGAGGCCTTCATGGACGCCGACGGCGAACGCAACCCGCTGGGCACGGGCCACCTGGCACTGATCGACAACCAGATCTCGGCCAACACCGGCACCGTGCGCGTAAAGGCCGAGTTCGACAACAAGGACGGCCGCCTGTGGCCGGGCCAGCTGGTCACCATTCGCCTGCGCACCGCTATGGACGAGAACGCGCTGGTGGTGCCGCCACCAGTGGTGCAACGGGGCGTCGACGGGCATTTCGTGTACCGACTGGACGGCGACAAGGTCACCAGCGTGCCAGTCAAAGTGCTGTATCAGGACAGCGGGCTGAATATCATTGCCGGGGTCAAACCGGGCGAAAAACTGGTACTCGACGGCCAGTCGCGGCTCAAGCCGGGCGCTAAAGTGGAGGTGGCAACCGATGCACCGCCACCCGCGGAAATGGCCGACCGCCGGAGCCAGCCATGA
- a CDS encoding heavy metal response regulator transcription factor, producing MRVLIIEDEEKTADYLHRGLSEQGFTVDLARDGIDGLHLALEGDYAVIVLDVMLPGLDGYGVLRALRARKQTPVIMLTARERVEDRIHGLREGADDYLGKPFSFLELVARLQALTRRSSTHEPLQVQVGDLWIDLMARKASRAGQRLELTAKEFSLLSVLARRQGEILSKTAIAELVWDINFDSDANVVEVAIKRLRAKLDGPFDNKLLHTIRGMGYVLENRAG from the coding sequence ATGCGTGTGCTGATCATCGAAGACGAAGAAAAAACCGCCGACTACCTGCATCGCGGCCTGAGCGAGCAAGGGTTCACCGTGGACCTTGCGCGCGATGGTATCGATGGCCTGCACCTGGCGCTGGAGGGCGACTATGCGGTGATCGTGCTTGATGTGATGCTGCCCGGCCTGGACGGCTATGGGGTGCTGCGCGCGCTGCGTGCACGCAAGCAAACGCCGGTGATCATGCTCACCGCCCGCGAGCGTGTGGAAGACCGCATTCACGGCCTGCGCGAAGGGGCCGACGACTACCTGGGCAAACCGTTCTCGTTCCTTGAACTGGTCGCCCGCCTGCAGGCCCTGACGCGCCGCAGCAGTACCCATGAGCCCTTGCAGGTGCAGGTGGGCGACCTGTGGATCGACCTGATGGCGCGCAAGGCCAGCCGCGCAGGCCAACGCCTGGAACTGACGGCCAAGGAGTTTTCACTGCTTAGCGTACTGGCCCGGCGCCAGGGCGAAATCCTCTCCAAGACGGCCATCGCCGAGCTGGTGTGGGACATAAACTTCGACAGCGACGCCAATGTGGTGGAAGTGGCCATCAAGCGCCTACGCGCCAAGCTTGACGGGCCATTCGACAACAAACTGCTGCACACCATACGAGGCATGGGTTATGTCCTGGAAAACCGTGCCGGTTAA